Proteins from one Daphnia pulicaria isolate SC F1-1A chromosome 3, SC_F0-13Bv2, whole genome shotgun sequence genomic window:
- the LOC124329192 gene encoding protein obstructor-E-like: protein MKSTLVLLLALYGFLALFATAVTSSRLRADERDIDLGESDYQCPEGLYVAPHETQCELYYICASGGTPTHLYQCRDDLLFDLKYYGCNFKDQTECGDLLAPFTCPSPSGKFPIREGTCDSRYYVCTNDVAELQVCPNGGIFDAASSACVATACPTTTTPAVPTAPGLFECPAPSGNFPSPYSCSQYYVCVDGTALLFECAAGLYYNAPLDICDWPSNVNCILPTSSDKIL, encoded by the exons atgaaatcgacaCTTGTGTTACTGCTGGCCCTCTACG GTTTCCTGGCACTCTTCGCGACAGCTGTCACGTCGTCAAGATTGCGG GCTGACGAAAGGGATATCGATTTGGGAGAGTCCGATTACCAATGTCCCGAAGGACTGTACGTGGCCCCTCACGAAACACAATGCGAGTTGTACTACATCTGCGCTTCGGGTGGCACTCCCACTCACTTGTATCAGTGTCGAGACGATCTTTTGTTTGATCTCAAATATTATG GATGCAATTTCAAAGATCAAACTGAATGCGGTGATCTCCTAGCACCTTTTACTTGTCCGTCTCCCAGTGGTAAATTCCCGATCCGAGAAGGGACATGTGATTCGCGATACTATGTTTGCACCAACGACGTAGCCGAACTACAG GTCTGTCCGAACGGAGGCATTTTCGACGCCGCTTCATCAGCATGTGTTGCAACTGCTTGCCCGA CAACGACAACACCCGCCGTGCCGACCGCACCTGGATTGTTTGAATGTCCGGCACCAAGTGGAAATTTCCCAAGTCCTTATTCGTGCTCTCAATACTACGTCTGTGTGGACGGAACGGCCTTACTATtc GAATGTGCTGCAGGACTTTATTACAACGCCCCGCTTGATATATGCGATT
- the LOC124329146 gene encoding integumentary mucin C.1-like: MLKSLFALALLQCCLLEISGFSLARNQERFTCPAADGFYGIDGQCTADYYACVGGVAYQQTCPGTNNVFDPLIAKCVSYDVASCRNTVTTTTVAPTTTRATTFTASTTTTKGPTNTVITTTPAGPTFTCPTNEGFFPIPGTCGPDYYVCVSGSPYVSTCPGESIFDPETLICTSVEQASCKPEFKCPSPDGFFPVPGTCGNSYYSCVGGTAYLQNCPGTSVFDPATNNCVAEENASCRTTTKATTPTTTPTTTTPTTTRPTTTTTRTTTTTPTTTTPTTTTTRTTTTTTTPTTTKPPFVCPGTGQYPYPGSCTLYYVCSGSNYIVASCPAGQVFNPSTEYCEDPINVPGCYFDPVQFFQDLQYVGVTGGPSL, encoded by the exons ATGCTGAAATCACTCTTCGCTCTGGCGCTTCTGCAAT GTTGCCTTTTGGAAATTAGTGGCTTTTCATTAGCCAGGAATCAG GAACGTTTCACTTGTCCGGCAGCCGACGGGTTCTACGGCATCGATGGTCAATGCACAGCGGATTACTACGCCTGTGTCGGTGGGGTAGCATACCAACAG ACATGCCCAGGAACTAACAATGTTTTCGATCCGCTTATCGCGAAATGCGTTTCTTACGACGTTGCCTCGTGTCGCA ATACAGTCACGACGACTACCGTTGCCCCCACGACGACCAGGGCTACTACTTTCACTgcttctactactactactaaggGTCCTACCAACACCGTTATAACAACGACCCCTGCAGGTCCTACTTTTACTTGCCCAACAAACGAGGGGTTCTTCCCCATTCCTGGTACATGTGGGCCCGATTATTATGTGTGCGTCTCAGGATCGCCTTACGTATCG ACGTGTCCCGGCGAAAGTATTTTCGATCCAGAGACTTTGATATGCACATCTGTGGAGCAAGCTTCATGca aGCCAGAATTCAAATGCCCAAGTCCCGATGGCTTTTTCCCAGTGCCAG GAACGTGCGGCAATAGCTACTACTCATGCGTCGGAGGAACAGCTTACCTACAG AACTGTCCTGGAACTTCTGTCTTCGATCCGGCCACCAACAATTGCGTTGCGGAAGAAAACGCTTCATGCCGAA CCACAACAAAAGCAACGACGCCAACAACCACACCAACTACTACAACACCGACCACAACAAgaccgacgacgacaacaacaaggacaacaacaacaacgccaaCGACGAcaactccaacaacaacaacaacccgcacaaccaccaccaccacgactCCAACAACCACCAAACCACCTTTTGTGTGCCCCGGAACTGGGCAGTACCCGTATCCGGGAAGCTGTACTCTGTATTACGTCTGTTCGGGCAGCAATTACATTGTAGCA AGTTGCCCGGCTGGCCAAGTGTTTAATCCTTCAACTGAATACTGCGAGGATCCTATTAACGTACCCGGTTGTTATTTCGACCCCGTCCAGTTTTTCCAG GATTTGCAATACGTTGGGGTGACTGGTGGGCCTTCGCTGTAG